Proteins from a single region of Pseudodesulfovibrio portus:
- a CDS encoding class I SAM-dependent methyltransferase: protein MAKHTRAFIDFYDKHKISPVSQDVSDLDAHYARRQALYRQLGMVPSFLKGKNVLEFGPGSGHNALYTANLNPARYVLVDANPTGLAETRKRLENNDTEIVVVESFIEDFKTDERFDLVMCEGCIPWQIDPQGILKNVARFVAPGGAIFITCIDEISALGDNLRRLEAHILIDKSDPIDKQVAQLLPVFKNDLDSLSGMSRPYEDWILDQILQPFIGNYFSIEEAITTLDAEFDVHAASPDFLTDWTWYKEVPLRATSDNQLGIRSYRENLHNFIDYRCLFPPRHEANNMHLAELIREFTKTELQYETTGKDELLAPIRSQLQELAKAIGEFSQQTAASVTDFEKGLGTYLATGEFPALPDFTPFFGRGQQYLSFIRK, encoded by the coding sequence ATGGCCAAGCATACACGAGCCTTTATCGACTTTTACGACAAGCATAAGATATCCCCTGTCTCCCAGGATGTCTCCGACCTCGACGCACATTATGCGCGGCGGCAGGCGCTGTACCGACAACTGGGTATGGTACCGTCCTTTCTCAAAGGCAAAAACGTGTTGGAATTCGGCCCCGGCAGCGGGCACAACGCCCTGTACACAGCCAACCTGAATCCGGCTCGCTATGTCCTGGTCGACGCCAACCCGACCGGCCTGGCCGAGACTCGAAAACGGCTGGAGAACAACGACACGGAAATCGTCGTGGTCGAAAGCTTTATCGAAGACTTCAAGACGGACGAACGATTCGACCTGGTTATGTGCGAAGGGTGCATCCCCTGGCAGATCGATCCCCAAGGCATCTTGAAAAACGTCGCCCGCTTCGTTGCACCGGGCGGGGCCATATTCATCACCTGCATCGACGAGATTTCCGCTCTGGGCGACAACCTCCGTAGGCTGGAAGCACATATCCTCATCGACAAATCCGACCCCATCGACAAACAGGTGGCCCAGCTGCTACCCGTCTTCAAAAATGACCTCGACTCCCTGTCGGGCATGTCCAGACCATATGAAGATTGGATTCTTGATCAGATTTTGCAGCCATTTATCGGCAACTACTTCTCCATTGAGGAAGCGATCACCACCCTGGACGCCGAGTTCGACGTCCACGCCGCGTCGCCCGACTTTCTCACGGATTGGACATGGTACAAGGAGGTCCCACTCCGGGCAACCTCCGACAACCAGCTCGGCATCCGCTCGTACAGGGAGAACCTGCACAACTTCATCGACTACCGCTGTCTGTTCCCGCCGCGCCACGAGGCAAACAATATGCATCTTGCCGAATTAATAAGGGAATTCACCAAAACGGAATTGCAGTACGAAACGACAGGAAAAGACGAGCTCCTGGCCCCAATCCGGAGCCAATTGCAGGAACTGGCCAAAGCCATCGGCGAATTCTCGCAGCAGACGGCGGCCAGCGTCACCGATTTCGAGAAGGGCCTCGGCACCTATCTCGCAACAGGCGAATTTCCGGCCCTGCCGGACTTCACCCCGTTCTTCGGACGCGGCCAGCAGTACCTGTCTTTTATCAGGAAGTAG
- a CDS encoding amino acid ABC transporter permease (The N-terminal region of this protein, as described by TIGR01726, is a three transmembrane segment that identifies a subfamily of ABC transporter permease subunits, which specificities that include histidine, arginine, glutamine, glutamate, L-cystine (sic), the opines (in Agrobacterium) octopine and nopaline, etc.), giving the protein MWKVVYAVALIGVCLGFYWATMQTDYIWRWNRIPRYFYYTDTVNINAEIEGEVTSITRKGEDSVVIVSGGGDSEYYTIPGSDVRISQGDTVYMGDTIGVYSEQKMGMLLEGMLITLEVSIVAIMFGILIGLFTGLSRISTNPFLKMSAITYIEIIRGTPLLVQIMIWYFVLGTIINNLLLKAGMFQIPELWFGVASLAIFAGAYVAEIVRAGIQSINRGQMEAARSLGMTKITAMRKIILPQAFKRILPPLAGQFISLIKDSSLLGVIAIRELTKATREAVTTSLMPYELWFVCGILYLVLTFSLSMFVQYLEQRTAEA; this is encoded by the coding sequence ATGTGGAAAGTCGTGTACGCGGTGGCCCTCATCGGTGTCTGCCTCGGTTTCTATTGGGCCACCATGCAGACTGACTACATCTGGCGGTGGAACCGCATCCCAAGATATTTCTATTATACCGACACCGTGAACATCAACGCCGAAATCGAAGGCGAAGTCACCTCCATCACCAGGAAGGGGGAGGACTCGGTCGTCATCGTCAGCGGCGGCGGCGACTCCGAATACTACACGATCCCCGGATCCGATGTCCGCATCTCCCAAGGCGACACCGTCTACATGGGCGATACGATCGGCGTCTACTCCGAGCAGAAGATGGGCATGCTGCTCGAAGGTATGCTCATCACGCTGGAAGTCAGTATAGTGGCCATCATGTTCGGCATCCTGATCGGCCTTTTCACAGGGCTGTCAAGGATATCGACCAACCCGTTCCTGAAGATGTCCGCCATCACCTACATCGAGATCATCCGAGGCACGCCCCTGCTCGTCCAGATCATGATCTGGTACTTCGTCCTCGGGACCATCATCAACAACCTGCTGCTCAAGGCGGGCATGTTCCAGATCCCGGAACTCTGGTTCGGCGTGGCCTCCCTGGCCATCTTCGCCGGGGCCTACGTGGCCGAGATCGTCCGGGCGGGCATCCAGTCCATCAACAGGGGACAGATGGAAGCCGCCCGCAGCCTGGGCATGACCAAGATCACGGCCATGCGCAAGATCATCCTGCCCCAGGCCTTCAAGCGCATCCTGCCGCCCCTGGCCGGACAGTTCATCAGCCTGATCAAGGACTCCTCGCTGCTCGGCGTCATCGCCATCCGCGAGCTGACCAAAGCCACCCGCGAGGCGGTCACCACCTCTCTCATGCCCTACGAGCTCTGGTTCGTTTGCGGCATCCTGTACCTGGTGCTGACCTTCTCCTTGTCGATGTTTGTCCAGTACCTCGAACAGCGGACTGCGGAGGCCTAA
- a CDS encoding amino acid ABC transporter ATP-binding protein gives MIDVKNVYKTFFVPQEVQALHDVSYHINPGEVVVVIGPSGSGKSTFLRCLNRLEHAESGHIMIDGVDVLDRKTNINKVRMEVGMVFQSFNLFPHLTVLENVTVGQTSVRKRGKKESMETAMTLLNKVGIHAKADNYPAQLSGGQQQRVAIARALAMNPKVMLFDEPTSALDPEMVGEVLDVMKALAKEGMTMVVVTHEMGFAREVADHVVFMDEGKIVEVGTPEHFFTNPEHDRTKLFLSQIL, from the coding sequence ATGATAGACGTCAAAAACGTATACAAGACCTTCTTCGTCCCCCAGGAAGTGCAGGCCCTGCACGACGTGTCCTACCACATCAATCCCGGCGAGGTGGTCGTGGTCATCGGCCCGTCCGGGTCCGGCAAGTCCACCTTCCTGCGCTGCCTGAACCGGCTGGAACACGCCGAGTCCGGGCACATCATGATCGACGGCGTGGACGTCCTCGACCGCAAGACCAACATCAACAAGGTGCGCATGGAGGTGGGCATGGTCTTCCAGTCCTTCAACCTCTTCCCGCACCTGACCGTGCTGGAAAACGTGACCGTGGGACAGACCTCGGTGCGCAAGCGGGGCAAGAAGGAATCCATGGAAACGGCCATGACGCTTCTGAACAAGGTCGGCATCCACGCCAAGGCGGACAACTACCCGGCACAGCTCTCCGGCGGCCAACAGCAGCGTGTGGCCATCGCCCGCGCCCTGGCCATGAACCCCAAGGTCATGCTCTTTGACGAACCCACCTCGGCCCTGGACCCGGAAATGGTCGGCGAGGTCCTGGACGTCATGAAGGCCCTGGCCAAGGAAGGCATGACCATGGTCGTGGTCACCCACGAAATGGGCTTTGCCCGCGAAGTGGCCGACCACGTCGTGTTCATGGACGAGGGCAAGATCGTCGAGGTCGGCACCCCCGAGCACTTCTTCACCAACCCGGAACACGACCGGACCAAACTCTTCCTGAGCCAAATCCTGTAA
- a CDS encoding class I SAM-dependent methyltransferase: protein MTDFYKRDDCRLCRSKSLETVLDIATTPVGDDFVTGDRLGKGQPTFPLELCVCTNCGLLQLPGVINPELIYSDYLYETSISLGLEEHFLKYARKMIEQVKPDDNALVVDIGSNVGCMLQGVKALGYPVLGIEPASALAKKATDAGVETWPLFFNRETAVKVREERGPAGIVTANNVFANIDDLTDMMEGIVELLDDNGVFVFETGYMVDTVQNTVIDNVYHEHLCYFSILPLIKFFDSHGLEFIDVERVPTKGGSIRGVVQRKSGPRAVSESVTGLATLERELGFEGMAPFRNLVGRVETMKRELLELIDSLRAEGKSVAAYGASVGVTTMLYYLELEGRIDCLYDDNPVKFDTFSPGMHIPVYNSDEIYKRKPDYILNIAWRYMNPIKARHEKYLAEGGRFITMLPAVGIIEK from the coding sequence ATGACTGATTTTTACAAACGCGACGACTGCCGACTCTGCCGGTCCAAGTCCCTTGAGACCGTTCTGGACATCGCCACCACCCCGGTTGGCGACGATTTCGTGACCGGGGACAGGCTCGGCAAGGGCCAGCCCACGTTCCCATTGGAGCTGTGCGTGTGCACCAATTGCGGGCTGCTGCAGCTGCCCGGCGTCATCAACCCCGAGCTGATCTATTCCGACTATCTTTACGAGACCTCCATCTCGCTGGGCTTGGAAGAACACTTCCTGAAATATGCCCGCAAGATGATCGAGCAGGTCAAGCCGGACGACAACGCGCTGGTGGTGGACATCGGCTCCAACGTGGGCTGCATGCTCCAGGGCGTGAAGGCGCTCGGCTACCCCGTACTCGGCATCGAGCCCGCTTCGGCCCTGGCGAAAAAGGCCACGGACGCGGGCGTGGAGACCTGGCCCCTGTTCTTCAACCGCGAGACCGCGGTCAAGGTGCGCGAGGAACGCGGCCCGGCGGGCATCGTCACGGCCAACAACGTGTTCGCCAACATCGACGATCTGACCGACATGATGGAAGGCATCGTGGAGCTGCTCGACGACAACGGCGTGTTCGTGTTCGAGACCGGCTACATGGTCGATACCGTGCAGAATACGGTCATCGACAATGTCTACCACGAACACCTCTGCTATTTTTCCATCCTGCCGCTGATCAAATTCTTCGACAGTCATGGCCTGGAGTTCATCGACGTGGAGCGCGTGCCCACCAAGGGCGGCTCCATTCGCGGCGTGGTCCAGCGCAAGAGTGGCCCCCGTGCCGTGTCCGAGTCCGTCACCGGGCTGGCCACCCTGGAACGGGAGCTGGGCTTCGAGGGTATGGCCCCGTTCAGGAATCTCGTGGGCCGCGTGGAGACCATGAAGCGCGAACTGCTGGAACTCATCGACTCCCTGCGCGCCGAGGGCAAGTCCGTGGCCGCCTACGGCGCGTCCGTGGGCGTGACCACCATGCTCTACTACCTGGAGTTGGAGGGCCGCATCGACTGCCTCTATGACGACAACCCGGTCAAGTTCGACACCTTCAGCCCGGGCATGCACATCCCGGTCTATAACTCGGACGAGATTTACAAGCGCAAGCCCGACTACATCCTGAACATCGCCTGGCGGTACATGAACCCCATCAAGGCGCGTCACGAGAAATACCTGGCCGAGGGCGGCCGGTTCATCACCATGCTGCCCGCTGTCGGCATCATCGAGAAATAA
- a CDS encoding NAD-dependent epimerase/dehydratase family protein — MAIKKILILGHSGFIGQAMMSDLAANAPGVEAVGLSYPDVDFSKREDWDKVAAHFNEETAVVFLAAVKRQVGDNRESFARNMDMIYHLAEAVENNPVGKLVFYSSTAVYGEDVQHPDITEETGVQPTSFYGLCKFTAERVLLKACDPKRLVCLRPPTAYGGGDLPQYGPSGFTHKSVTGETIVLWGDGEEKREFVYIDDLVAVTRLVIGSDFSGVLNVCAGKSYTFRDVLKCVAGLPTGLPPLDQRERTKDKVDNYFDNTLFRETFPDFAFTPLEEGILKTYEAKRAALSPTS, encoded by the coding sequence GTGGCGATCAAGAAGATTCTCATTCTCGGCCATTCCGGCTTCATCGGCCAGGCCATGATGTCTGACCTGGCGGCCAATGCGCCGGGCGTCGAGGCCGTGGGCCTGTCGTACCCGGATGTGGACTTTTCGAAACGGGAAGACTGGGACAAGGTGGCCGCCCATTTCAACGAGGAGACCGCAGTGGTCTTCCTGGCCGCAGTGAAGCGGCAGGTGGGCGACAACCGCGAGTCCTTTGCCCGGAACATGGACATGATCTACCACCTGGCCGAGGCCGTGGAGAACAATCCCGTGGGCAAGCTGGTCTTCTACAGCTCCACCGCAGTCTACGGCGAGGACGTCCAGCACCCGGACATCACCGAGGAGACCGGAGTGCAGCCCACGTCCTTCTACGGGCTCTGCAAGTTCACTGCCGAACGGGTGCTGCTCAAGGCGTGCGATCCGAAGAGGCTGGTCTGCCTGCGCCCGCCCACTGCCTACGGCGGGGGCGACCTGCCGCAGTACGGCCCGTCCGGGTTCACGCACAAGTCCGTGACCGGCGAGACCATCGTGTTGTGGGGCGACGGCGAGGAAAAACGCGAATTCGTCTACATCGACGACCTGGTGGCCGTGACGCGCCTTGTCATCGGGAGCGATTTCTCCGGCGTGCTCAACGTCTGCGCGGGCAAGAGCTACACCTTCCGGGACGTGCTCAAGTGCGTGGCCGGACTGCCCACCGGTCTGCCGCCCCTGGATCAGCGGGAGCGGACCAAGGACAAGGTGGACAACTACTTCGACAACACGCTGTTCCGTGAAACCTTTCCCGACTTCGCGTTCACCCCGCTTGAAGAGGGCATCCTCAAGACCTACGAAGCCAAGCGCGCGGCGTTGTCGCCTACTTCCTGA
- a CDS encoding TIGR04372 family glycosyltransferase: MELCKLWGDDRKHLTTRTRQHIDFTAEETAEAHRQCKMLGINPNTPFVPLLARDNTYLQQIKEPTELDSYRNVEIDTFIPALEYIADRYKTIRMGSVVKSPLKTNHPNILDYSLSGKRTELLDIYLSGKCHFFFSSATGLDGLASLVFRKPVLYVDFMPISRAPILKPGCMLIPKQYWHVEEKRYLTLSELLESGMADMATPRQLNPKGIVVHDNTSQEILEAVKEMTARLDGSWIETVEDKERREQFWSHYKRLSPDNICVGLIGSAFLKNNPHWLR; the protein is encoded by the coding sequence ATGGAACTCTGCAAGCTATGGGGGGATGACCGAAAGCACCTGACCACCCGGACACGACAGCACATCGATTTCACCGCCGAGGAAACAGCAGAGGCCCATCGCCAATGCAAGATGCTGGGCATAAATCCAAACACACCGTTCGTCCCGCTTCTGGCCAGGGACAACACCTACCTGCAGCAAATCAAGGAACCCACGGAACTCGACAGCTACCGGAACGTGGAAATCGACACGTTCATACCGGCCCTGGAATATATCGCCGACAGGTACAAAACCATTCGAATGGGAAGTGTCGTTAAATCCCCGCTAAAAACGAACCATCCCAACATACTGGACTACAGCCTGTCCGGGAAACGGACCGAACTTCTCGACATCTACCTTTCAGGGAAATGCCACTTTTTCTTCAGTTCGGCCACGGGACTTGATGGCCTCGCTTCCCTGGTTTTCCGCAAGCCCGTACTCTACGTGGACTTCATGCCCATATCACGCGCCCCTATTCTGAAACCCGGTTGCATGCTCATCCCCAAACAATATTGGCACGTCGAGGAAAAACGATACCTGACCCTGAGCGAACTGCTGGAAAGCGGCATGGCGGATATGGCGACACCCAGACAACTCAATCCGAAAGGAATCGTGGTCCACGACAACACTTCGCAGGAAATCCTGGAAGCCGTAAAGGAAATGACGGCTCGGCTCGACGGTTCATGGATCGAGACGGTCGAAGACAAAGAACGTCGGGAACAATTCTGGTCGCACTACAAGCGTCTCTCGCCCGACAACATCTGCGTGGGCCTGATCGGCAGCGCCTTTCTCAAAAACAACCCCCACTGGCTTCGCTAG
- a CDS encoding MBOAT family O-acyltransferase codes for MLFNSYIYIFFFLPTVLVVYFLLNRMKLVVGAKIWLVVSSVFFYSYWTPEYSFLIILSVLVNYGLGAVLQRSSLDKELRRRTLILGVGVNLAALGWFKYADFFVENVNALAGTVIPLPNVVLPLAISFFTFQQLAYLVDCHRGKAREPRFLDYSLFVCFFPQLIAGPIVHHSEMMGQFKQLKTKIFNWVNVSSGLNLFLLGLFKKVVIADRLSPWVAQGFDNPASLNLLASWASSLAYTFQIYFDFSGYTDMAMGTALMLNIKLPQNFNSPYKALSIQDFWSRWHMTLSRFLRDYLYIPLGGNRYGLSSTCRNLFITFLLGGIWHGAGWTFVIWGVLHGLAMVVHRFWTNAGLRMSKYLAWPVVFLFVNFAWVFFRAKTFADAMRMLKSMVGLNDIVLPKFMQSAFLADYGVAFSSPLYGFHQRDLVVPLLAACFLSCLWCSNSNEITERFTPTRLRLVGAVAVAVMSIIYVGSPSEFIYFQF; via the coding sequence ATGCTGTTCAATTCGTACATATACATATTCTTTTTCCTGCCGACGGTTTTGGTTGTATATTTCCTGTTGAACAGGATGAAACTGGTGGTCGGCGCTAAAATTTGGCTGGTAGTTTCTTCGGTCTTTTTTTATTCCTACTGGACGCCCGAATATTCGTTTCTGATTATCCTGTCGGTGCTGGTGAACTATGGCTTGGGTGCCGTGCTGCAACGGTCTTCTCTCGATAAAGAGTTGCGGAGGAGGACGTTGATCCTAGGCGTTGGAGTGAATCTGGCGGCTTTGGGGTGGTTCAAATATGCCGATTTTTTCGTCGAAAACGTCAACGCTTTGGCCGGGACGGTTATCCCCTTGCCCAATGTCGTCCTTCCGTTGGCCATCAGCTTCTTCACGTTCCAGCAATTGGCCTACCTCGTAGATTGCCATCGGGGAAAGGCCAGGGAGCCTCGATTTCTCGACTACAGCCTTTTCGTTTGCTTTTTCCCGCAACTCATTGCCGGTCCCATCGTGCATCACTCGGAGATGATGGGCCAGTTCAAGCAACTTAAAACCAAGATATTCAATTGGGTCAATGTCTCTTCCGGGCTCAACCTGTTTCTCCTGGGCCTTTTCAAGAAGGTTGTCATCGCAGACAGGTTGTCTCCCTGGGTGGCGCAGGGGTTTGATAATCCTGCCTCCTTGAATCTGCTTGCCTCCTGGGCTTCCAGCCTGGCCTATACTTTTCAGATTTATTTTGACTTCAGCGGCTATACGGACATGGCCATGGGCACAGCTTTGATGTTGAACATCAAGTTGCCACAGAATTTCAACTCTCCGTACAAGGCGCTCAGCATTCAGGATTTCTGGTCACGTTGGCACATGACGCTCAGCCGTTTTTTGCGGGATTATCTCTATATTCCACTGGGTGGCAACCGGTACGGCCTTTCGAGTACATGTCGGAATCTGTTCATTACCTTCCTTCTGGGCGGGATTTGGCACGGGGCGGGCTGGACTTTTGTTATCTGGGGAGTGCTGCACGGCCTGGCCATGGTGGTGCACCGTTTTTGGACCAATGCCGGCTTGCGCATGTCAAAATATCTAGCGTGGCCTGTGGTGTTTCTTTTCGTCAACTTCGCCTGGGTATTCTTTCGGGCAAAGACCTTTGCCGATGCCATGCGCATGCTCAAAAGCATGGTCGGCCTTAATGACATCGTGCTGCCCAAGTTCATGCAGTCGGCATTTCTCGCAGACTATGGTGTTGCCTTTTCCAGCCCCTTGTACGGATTCCATCAGCGCGATCTTGTTGTGCCGCTGTTGGCGGCCTGTTTTTTGTCCTGCCTGTGGTGCAGCAATTCCAACGAGATAACGGAACGGTTCACCCCCACGCGCCTGCGGCTCGTTGGTGCCGTGGCGGTTGCCGTAATGAGCATTATCTATGTAGGGAGCCCCAGTGAATTTATTTATTTCCAGTTTTAG
- a CDS encoding transporter substrate-binding domain-containing protein: MKRLIALAAILGTLIFMFACSQQTAEEKAAAPVKEDINVRLELQKASTLEKVVQSGVLRVGLESGYMPFEMTDKKGAVVGFDVDMVTEMAKAMGVKLEIVNTAWDGIIPGLLSNKYDLIASGMTVNQERNLKVNFANPYIIVGQTALISKQFADEITDWKQLNDPKYTITSKLGTTGEQAAKRLFPKATYKSFEMEDQAMLEALNGKAAATVYDLPMTSIFYAQRGKDAGMKFLDKPFTYEPLGWAINKGDPDFLNWLNNFLVQIKNDGRYDRIYNKWFGSDEWYQDIQ, from the coding sequence ATGAAACGCTTAATCGCTCTTGCTGCCATTCTCGGCACCCTGATTTTCATGTTCGCATGCAGCCAGCAGACTGCGGAAGAAAAAGCCGCTGCACCCGTCAAGGAAGACATCAACGTCCGCCTGGAACTGCAGAAAGCTTCCACCCTTGAAAAAGTCGTCCAGAGCGGCGTTCTGCGCGTGGGTCTCGAATCCGGCTACATGCCGTTCGAAATGACCGACAAGAAAGGCGCCGTGGTCGGCTTCGACGTCGACATGGTCACCGAAATGGCCAAGGCCATGGGCGTGAAGCTCGAGATCGTCAACACCGCCTGGGACGGCATCATCCCCGGCCTCCTGTCCAACAAGTACGACCTCATCGCCTCCGGCATGACCGTCAACCAGGAACGCAACCTGAAGGTCAACTTCGCCAACCCGTACATCATCGTCGGCCAGACCGCCCTGATCTCCAAGCAGTTCGCTGACGAGATCACCGACTGGAAACAGCTGAACGATCCCAAGTACACCATCACCTCCAAGCTCGGCACCACCGGCGAACAGGCCGCCAAGCGTCTCTTCCCCAAGGCCACCTACAAGTCCTTCGAGATGGAAGACCAGGCCATGCTGGAAGCCCTGAACGGCAAGGCCGCCGCTACCGTCTACGACCTGCCCATGACCTCCATCTTCTACGCACAGCGCGGCAAGGACGCCGGCATGAAGTTCCTGGACAAGCCCTTCACCTACGAGCCCCTGGGTTGGGCCATCAACAAGGGTGACCCGGACTTCCTGAATTGGCTGAACAACTTCCTTGTTCAGATCAAGAACGACGGCCGCTACGACCGAATCTACAACAAGTGGTTCGGTTCCGACGAGTGGTATCAGGATATCCAGTAG
- a CDS encoding SDR family NAD(P)-dependent oxidoreductase, translated as MSRPHALVIGGTHGSGRALVQLLSCQGDKVSVVGRTAPPDKDLALEGVTFYQGDVCDNSRIVEIVDQAAAAGPLTKLAFFQRFRGTGDDWENEIAVTLTATRNIIDLVVPHMPDEGDKSIVTVSSIATRFIASEQPVSYHLGKAGMDQIMRYYAVVLGPRGIRVNSVCPSTMIKEESREFYAGNKPLTDLYERITPLGRVGTAEDCGNVVEFLLSSKAGFVTGQQIMLDGGISLQWPEGLCREIAGLNVQVTRKTDNEK; from the coding sequence ATGAGTCGGCCCCATGCGTTGGTCATAGGCGGCACCCATGGTTCGGGACGAGCCCTGGTGCAATTGCTGTCGTGCCAGGGGGACAAGGTTTCAGTGGTGGGGCGCACTGCACCACCCGACAAGGACTTGGCTCTTGAAGGCGTCACCTTTTATCAGGGCGACGTGTGCGACAATAGCCGAATAGTCGAGATTGTGGATCAAGCTGCTGCTGCGGGCCCCTTGACCAAGCTCGCGTTTTTTCAGCGCTTTAGAGGGACGGGCGACGACTGGGAAAACGAGATAGCCGTGACCCTGACCGCCACACGGAACATCATTGATCTGGTGGTGCCCCATATGCCCGATGAGGGAGACAAATCCATCGTGACCGTCAGTTCCATCGCCACCCGGTTCATCGCTTCGGAGCAGCCCGTCAGCTACCATCTGGGCAAGGCCGGAATGGATCAGATCATGCGTTATTACGCAGTGGTGCTTGGTCCCAGGGGGATTCGCGTCAACAGCGTTTGCCCCAGCACCATGATCAAGGAAGAATCAAGAGAATTTTACGCCGGCAACAAGCCGCTGACCGATTTGTATGAGCGCATCACGCCTCTTGGTCGTGTCGGCACTGCCGAGGATTGTGGCAATGTGGTGGAGTTCCTCCTGTCATCCAAGGCGGGATTTGTCACCGGGCAGCAAATCATGCTGGACGGGGGCATCTCCCTCCAGTGGCCCGAAGGGCTTTGCCGCGAGATTGCCGGTTTGAATGTTCAGGTAACCCGTAAAACGGATAACGAGAAATAA
- a CDS encoding response regulator, with amino-acid sequence MANRKILIVGDDDAVRQDMRAAVERGGYEVAGVASAGADALLQVDTLHPDLVLMDRRLEGEMDGFEAAGEIRRRFDVPVICLTVAEDAASRNWAEEAGPLSCLLKPVIHTELRNAVEVGLYTHRMERELRRARQAAEGADRAKTAFLATVSHELRTPMNGVLGMTELLLMSDMEEPYRENVQLIKDSAMGLLSVLNQILDYSKLETSDFKIRMTDFRFEDLVVGVLSRYNRAAKAKGISLGYSLAPAIPIWLRGDLAKLRQILGNLVNNAVKFTRSGQILVDITPMDNGDGLQPSTGGEKVFVQMLVQDSGIGIPKDKMNEIFESFSLAQDHLLHTTGALGLGLAIVSRLTTALGGTVTCSSVEGRGSTFSVCVPLEHSSYETLAPSEAVMGGDSPIRGARILVVEDDLVNQRYIVRLLEKMGCTVTLAEDGLEAVEVLKAERFDVVFMDVEMPRMNGIETTRAIRSRETGCLDPRVPIVALTAHAMWGDEQRCIHAGMDDYVSKPVEIDTMAAIIQSILASRQPSQGSSHSAA; translated from the coding sequence ATGGCCAACCGGAAAATATTGATCGTAGGCGACGACGACGCGGTCCGGCAGGACATGCGGGCGGCGGTCGAGCGCGGCGGGTACGAAGTGGCCGGAGTGGCCAGCGCAGGGGCGGATGCCTTGTTGCAGGTGGACACCCTGCATCCCGACCTGGTGCTCATGGACAGGCGGCTGGAAGGGGAGATGGACGGCTTCGAGGCGGCCGGGGAGATTCGTCGCCGGTTCGACGTCCCGGTCATCTGCCTGACCGTTGCCGAGGACGCGGCCTCCCGGAATTGGGCCGAGGAGGCGGGCCCCCTGTCCTGCCTGCTCAAGCCGGTGATCCACACCGAGCTCAGGAACGCCGTCGAAGTGGGGCTGTACACGCACCGGATGGAGCGGGAACTGCGCAGGGCCAGACAGGCGGCAGAGGGGGCCGACCGCGCCAAGACCGCGTTCCTGGCCACGGTCAGCCACGAGTTGCGCACACCCATGAACGGCGTGTTGGGCATGACCGAGTTGTTGCTCATGTCCGACATGGAAGAGCCGTACCGGGAAAACGTCCAGCTCATCAAGGACTCGGCCATGGGGCTGCTCTCGGTGCTCAATCAGATTCTCGACTATTCCAAGCTTGAGACCAGCGACTTCAAGATCCGGATGACGGATTTCCGCTTCGAGGACCTCGTGGTCGGCGTGCTCTCCCGGTACAACCGGGCGGCCAAGGCCAAGGGGATCAGCCTTGGATATTCCCTTGCTCCGGCCATTCCCATTTGGCTGCGGGGCGACCTGGCCAAGTTGCGGCAGATTCTCGGCAATCTCGTCAACAATGCCGTGAAGTTCACCCGCTCAGGGCAAATCCTGGTGGACATCACGCCGATGGACAACGGAGACGGCCTGCAACCCTCGACCGGCGGGGAAAAGGTGTTTGTCCAGATGTTGGTTCAGGACAGCGGCATCGGCATCCCCAAGGACAAAATGAACGAGATTTTCGAGTCCTTCTCCCTGGCGCAGGACCACCTGCTCCACACCACCGGCGCCCTCGGCCTGGGGCTGGCCATCGTCAGCCGGTTGACCACGGCCCTGGGCGGGACGGTCACCTGCTCGAGCGTCGAGGGCAGGGGGAGCACATTTTCCGTCTGCGTGCCCCTTGAGCACAGCAGCTATGAGACCCTGGCGCCGTCGGAAGCGGTCATGGGCGGGGATTCGCCCATCCGTGGCGCGCGCATTCTCGTCGTGGAGGACGACCTGGTCAACCAGCGGTACATCGTCAGGCTCCTTGAGAAGATGGGCTGCACCGTGACCCTGGCCGAGGACGGCCTCGAGGCCGTGGAGGTGCTCAAGGCGGAACGGTTCGACGTGGTCTTCATGGATGTGGAGATGCCGCGCATGAACGGTATCGAGACCACGCGGGCCATCCGCAGCCGGGAGACCGGCTGCCTCGACCCGCGCGTGCCCATCGTGGCCCTGACCGCCCACGCCATGTGGGGCGACGAGCAGCGGTGCATCCACGCGGGCATGGACGACTATGTTTCCAAGCCCGTGGAGATCGACACCATGGCCGCCATCATCCAATCGATTCTCGCCAGCCGCCAGCCCTCTCAGGGAAGTTCCCATTCTGCGGCCTGA